In Rutidosis leptorrhynchoides isolate AG116_Rl617_1_P2 chromosome 2, CSIRO_AGI_Rlap_v1, whole genome shotgun sequence, one genomic interval encodes:
- the LOC139893823 gene encoding uncharacterized protein: MKGKMKRPMQVLRGWLRHQPPKMKVSLAFVCVVAALVVIRMVVYDHDNLFIAAEAVHALGISVLIYKLATDKTCAGLSLKSQELTAIFLGARLYCSYVMEYDVHTLLDLATLTATVWVIYMMRFDLNSSYMLEKDNISVLYVVIPCALLSLVVHPTTQHHIINRIIWAFCVYLESVSVLPQLRVMQNTKIVEPFTAHYVFALGVARFLSCAHWILQVFDTRGQLLTALGYGMWPSLVLLSEIVQTFILADFCYYYVQSVMGGRLVLRLPSGVV, encoded by the exons ATGAAGGGCAAAATGAAGCGGCCAATGCAGGTGTTACGTGGATGGTTACGTCATCAACCTCCCAAAATGAAGGTTTCTTTGGCCTTTGTTTGTGTGGTTGCCGCTCTCGTTGTTATTCGTATGGTTGTTTACGATCACGATAACCTCTTCATTGCCGCTGAGGCCGTTCATGCTCTCGGTATTTCTGTCCTTATTTATAAACTCGCCACCGATAAAACTTGTGCCG GTCTTTCACTGAAATCACAAGAATTGACGGCTATTTTCTTAGGCGCTAGATTGTACTGCAGTTATGTTATGGAATACGACGTACACACTTTACTAGACTTAGCTACATTGACAGCAACCGTTTGGGTGATTTATATGATGCGCTTCGATTTGAATTCTAGTTACATGCTTGAAAAAGACAACATTTCAGTCTTATATGTG GTTATTCCTTGTGCTTTATTGTCTCTAGTGGTTCATCCTACAACGCAACATCACATCATAAACAGAATCATATGGGCGTTTTGTGTTTATCTTGAATCTGTTTCTGTACTACCACAACTTCGAGTCATGCAAAATACTAAG ATTGTTGAACCATTCACAGCGCATTATGTATTCGCTTTAGGGGTTGCAAGATTTTTGAGTTGTGCACATTGGATTCTTCAG GTTTTTGATACAAGGGGACAGCTATTGACAGCTTTAGGTTATGGAATGTGGCCTTCATTGGTACTCCTTTCAGAAATCGTTCAAACGTTTATACTTGCTGACTTCTGCTATTATTACGTTCAAAG TGTTATGGGTGGACGCCTTGTTCTACGTCTCCCTTCAGGAGTCGTGTGA